The following proteins come from a genomic window of Pyxidicoccus sp. MSG2:
- a CDS encoding GNAT family N-acetyltransferase produces MTLRNVTDDDLPIFFEHQRDAVALHMAAFPSRERDAFLTHWRTNVLRPENVNRTIVVDGWVAGYIGTWEQDGKRLVAYWMGREHWGKGIATQALSEFLVLEPSRPLHAWVAVHNVGSIRVLEKCGFRTVAQENPQHADGVAEVLMTLGPK; encoded by the coding sequence GACCTCCCGATCTTCTTCGAGCACCAGCGGGACGCAGTCGCGCTGCACATGGCCGCATTCCCGTCGCGGGAACGCGATGCCTTCCTGACCCACTGGCGCACGAACGTTCTCCGCCCCGAGAACGTGAACCGCACCATCGTCGTCGACGGATGGGTCGCTGGGTACATCGGCACTTGGGAACAGGATGGCAAGCGGCTCGTCGCCTATTGGATGGGTCGCGAGCACTGGGGCAAGGGCATCGCGACACAGGCGCTCTCGGAGTTCCTCGTGCTCGAGCCGAGTCGTCCGCTCCATGCATGGGTCGCCGTCCACAACGTTGGGTCGATCCGCGTCCTCGAGAAGTGTGGCTTCCGCACGGTGGCCCAGGAGAACCCGCAGCACGCGGACGGCGTTGCGGAGGTACTCATGACGCTGGGTCCGAAATAG